A window of Sodalis praecaptivus genomic DNA:
GATGTGATCCGTTATCGCCTGCTGTTGGTGAAAAGGCGGATTACAGACAATGGCCTGTACACTGTCCGCCGCGACGCCCGCCAAGCCGTTGTCAACCTGAAACCGGCAGCGCGGCAGATCCGCCGGCCGGTTTTCGCTTATATTAAGCCGGCTGGAGGCGATTGCCATATAGGACTCATCGACAAAATGTATCTCGGCCCGCGGGTTGGCCGTCAGCGCCATCAACCCCAGGATACCGTTGCCGCACCCCAGATCCACCAGCGTCCCCTCAACCTCTTGCGGCAAATAGGACAGAAAAAAACGCGCGCCGATATCCAGCGATGTGCGGGAGAAGACGTTGGCGTGGTTGTGGATCCGATACGGTGTGTGCTCCAGCGGCCAGATGCAGGGCGTCGGCGGCGATAACGGCGCCTGCTCGGCCAAGGTGCTGTAGATGAGCCGCGCCTTTTTTTGCGCCAGCGAGGTGTGGGTCGGGCCGATAATGTCGCTAAATAGCGCCAGCGTGGAACGATGGATCTCGCGTACCCTGCCGGCGGCAAGGAAAAGAGTGTCAGGACCCGCCACCTGGCGCACGGCGTGCAGTTGCTGTTCAAGCAGCGCCAGGGTTTTGGGCACTTTTAGCAGCACCAGCCCGGGCGACGGCGGCAAAGGCGCCAGACTGTCCAGCAGGGTGACCTGCTCCCCCTGTGTGTTTTGCGCCAGGTTATGACGGGTGGCGAGCTGGCTCAGGTACGAATCGCTGACGCAAAACGGCGCGCGCCCTTGCAGCGCACAGGCCAGCGCGCCGAA
This region includes:
- a CDS encoding methyltransferase; protein product: MSLFEPPFGAMRLERYPPGAANDTLQAWDAADEYLLQACPSAQAITGPTLIFNDAFGALACALQGRAPFCVSDSYLSQLATRHNLAQNTQGEQVTLLDSLAPLPPSPGLVLLKVPKTLALLEQQLHAVRQVAGPDTLFLAAGRVREIHRSTLALFSDIIGPTHTSLAQKKARLIYSTLAEQAPLSPPTPCIWPLEHTPYRIHNHANVFSRTSLDIGARFFLSYLPQEVEGTLVDLGCGNGILGLMALTANPRAEIHFVDESYMAIASSRLNISENRPADLPRCRFQVDNGLAGVAADSVQAIVCNPPFHQQQAITDHIARQMFRDARRSLQQGGELRIVANRNLDYFRQLKRLFGNCQALGANQKFVVLKSIKTRQGR